The following coding sequences lie in one Pseudorca crassidens isolate mPseCra1 chromosome 2, mPseCra1.hap1, whole genome shotgun sequence genomic window:
- the BECN2 gene encoding beclin-2 yields the protein MSSLCFICQRCSQPLKLNQSMETSQEPEALMLIPAQGEPGKTQEGDPPSREEADFENLQEGASYRTLPGLPGGRTSWDNPDSFTLLGNLGSLRTLSNIQKAASDMFDILSGETDVDHPMCEDCTDNLLEQLDVQLTITESEIQSYKRCLETRELISEERESLQEKLKGLELEETRLVQELEEVEKNRERAAADLEAAQAETEMLDQQEKQYQKDYSKLKWQQLELHDELSSVEKRLWYAQIQWHQLEKTSIFNATFEIWHDGPLTTINNFRLGCLPTVPVCWNEINIAWGQTALLLLALSNTIGLEFQRYRLIPCGNHSYLKSLTDDCIELPLFSNGKRNVFLHNKFDQAMMAFLDCMQQFKELAEKGGSGLCLPYKIHVKKGLMEDPGSSGGFYSIRTHLNTEEEWTKALKLMLINFECSLTWVSLRYCQK from the coding sequence ATGTCCTCCCTCTGCTTCATTTGCCAACGCTGCAGCCAGCCCCTGAAACTGAATCAGTCCATGGAGACCTCCCAAGAACCTGAAGCTTTGATGCTCATCCCAGCTCAGGGGGAGCCAGGAAAAACCCAGGAGGGAGACCCTCCTTCCAGGGAGGAGGCAGATTTTGAAAATCTACAGGAAGGTGCCTCGTACAGGACCCTTcctggcctccctggtggcagaaCGTCCTGGGACAATCCTGACAGCTTCACCCTGCTTGGGAATTTGGGCTCCCTGAGAACTCTCAGTAACATCCAGAAGGCTGCAAGCGACATGTTTGACATCCTCTCTGGTGAAACAGATGTGGACCACCCCATGTGTGAGGACTGTACTGACAATCTTTTAGAGCAACTGGACGTCCAACTCACCATCACAGAATCTGAGATTCAGAGCTACAAACGCTGTTTGGAGACCAGGGAGTTGATAAGTGAGGAGAGGGAGTCGCTGCAGGAGAAGCTGAagggcctggagctggaggaaacgAGGCTGGTCCAGGAGCTGGAGGAGGTGGAAAAGAACCGAGAAAGAGCAGCAGCAGATCTCGAGGCAGCCCAGGCAGAGACTGAGATGCTGGACCAGCAAGAAAAGCAGTACCAGAAGGACTACAGTAAATTGAAATGGCAACAACTAGAACTACATGACGAGCTGAGTAGTGTGGAGAAGCGGCTATGGTACGCCCAGATCCAGTGGCACCAGCTGGAGAAAACCAGTATCTTTAATGCCACATTTGAGATCTGGCATGATGGCCCCTTAACTACCATCAATAACTTCAGGTTGGGCTGCCTCCCCACTGTCCCTGTGTGCTGGAATGAGATTAACATAGCCTGGGGACAGACAGCCTTGCTGCTCCTTGCCCTGTCCAATACAATTGGACTGGAGTTTCAGAGGTACCGACTCATCCCCTGTGGAAACCATTCCTATCTGAAGTCTTTAACAGATGACTGCATTGAGCTGCCATTGTTCTCTAATGGGAAGCGGAATGTTTTCTTGCATAACAAATTTGACCAGGCTATGATGGCTTTCCTGGACTGCATGCAGCAGTTCAAGGAACTGGCTGAGAAAGGTGGGTCAGGTCTCTGTTTGCCCTACAAGATTCATGTGAAGAAAGGCCTGATGGAAGACCCCGGAAGCAGTGGTGGATTCTACTCCATCAGAACCCACTTGAACACAGAGGAGGAGTGGACAAAAGCACTCAAGCTTATGCTTATAAATTTTGAGTGTAGTCTCACTTGGGTCTCCTTAAGATATtgtcaaaaataa